The following proteins come from a genomic window of Finegoldia magna ATCC 29328:
- a CDS encoding S-ribosylhomocysteine lyase, whose amino-acid sequence MNKIESFKINHLKLMPGIYVSRKDYLGNEVLTTFDLRITAPNREPVMNTAEVHAIEHLGATFLRNKLENEVIYFGPMGCRTGFYLILVGDKKSEDIVDLIKELFEFISNYEGEIPGQSAKDCGNYSDMNLSMAKFYSNKYLNVINNIKKENLIYPE is encoded by the coding sequence ATGAATAAAATAGAAAGTTTTAAAATTAATCACTTAAAATTAATGCCAGGCATTTATGTATCACGAAAAGACTATTTAGGTAATGAAGTACTAACTACTTTTGATTTAAGAATAACAGCGCCTAATAGAGAACCCGTTATGAACACAGCAGAAGTTCACGCAATAGAACATTTAGGAGCTACTTTTTTAAGAAACAAACTAGAAAATGAAGTAATTTATTTTGGACCGATGGGATGTAGAACAGGTTTTTATTTAATATTAGTTGGAGATAAAAAATCTGAAGATATCGTAGATTTAATTAAAGAGCTTTTTGAATTTATATCTAATTACGAAGGTGAAATACCTGGTCAATCAGCTAAAGACTGTGGGAATTATTCAGATATGAATTTAAGTATGGCGAAATTCTACTCTAATAAATATTTAAATGTTATAAATAACATAAAAAAAGAAAATTTAATATATCCAGAATAG
- the rodA gene encoding rod shape-determining protein RodA, producing MFNINKKNVSKIDKTLIISVVILVIYGLIVLYSAGSSLSNHYFRKQIIATIIGIIIVLFIISLDNHIIKKLNIPMYIICNVLLVLVLFFGVGDEWGARSWFKFGPINFQPSEIMKIVLIISLANIIESNKNSLNNPKTLLKILIFAFIPVALILKQPDAGTAMVYTFIIIVMLFTAGIDWKYLIGAIILGIVSLPFLYLRLDQFQRDRILNFLHPERDLSNTGWQALQGKIAIGSGKFTGEGFLKGVQSQYNFIPEKQTDFIFAVLVEEFGFLGGFILILLYALMLYRCVVIAQNSDNLYSQLLTIGFAAMFLFHIFENIGMTVGVMPITGIPLPFFSYGGTFQIINLISIGLIISSSIQKDPLNFI from the coding sequence ATGTTTAATATTAACAAAAAAAATGTATCAAAAATAGATAAAACTCTAATCATTAGTGTTGTAATTCTTGTAATTTACGGGCTTATAGTTTTATACAGTGCTGGTTCAAGTTTATCCAATCACTATTTCAGAAAGCAGATTATTGCCACAATTATTGGAATAATTATCGTTTTATTTATAATTTCACTTGATAATCACATAATAAAAAAACTTAACATTCCAATGTACATAATTTGTAATGTTCTACTTGTTTTAGTTTTATTTTTTGGTGTCGGTGACGAGTGGGGTGCTAGAAGTTGGTTTAAATTCGGACCAATAAATTTTCAACCTTCTGAAATAATGAAGATAGTTCTTATTATTTCGCTTGCAAATATAATAGAATCCAATAAAAATAGCTTAAATAATCCAAAAACTTTATTAAAAATACTCATTTTTGCTTTCATTCCAGTAGCTTTAATTTTAAAACAACCAGACGCAGGAACAGCTATGGTATATACATTTATAATAATTGTAATGTTATTCACAGCTGGAATTGACTGGAAGTATTTGATAGGTGCAATCATATTAGGTATAGTTAGTTTACCTTTTTTATATTTGAGACTTGATCAATTTCAAAGAGATAGAATACTAAATTTTCTTCATCCTGAAAGAGATTTATCAAACACAGGATGGCAAGCTCTTCAAGGTAAAATTGCTATTGGTTCAGGGAAATTTACAGGTGAAGGCTTTTTAAAAGGAGTACAAAGTCAGTATAATTTTATTCCTGAGAAACAAACAGATTTTATTTTTGCAGTATTAGTTGAAGAATTTGGATTCTTAGGTGGATTTATTCTAATTTTATTATACGCTTTAATGCTTTACAGATGTGTGGTTATCGCTCAAAATTCGGATAATTTATACTCGCAATTATTAACAATTGGATTTGCGGCGATGTTCTTATTCCACATATTCGAAAATATAGGAATGACTGTCGGCGTAATGCCTATTACAGGTATTCCTTTACCATTCTTTAGTTATGGTGGAACATTTCAAATTATTAACTTAATTTCAATTGGTTTGATAATATCGTCATCAATTCAAAAAGATCCATTAAATTTCATTTAG